A stretch of Novipirellula artificiosorum DNA encodes these proteins:
- a CDS encoding lipoate--protein ligase family protein, giving the protein MHFVPHRLAHPADQLAVDEALLLFADEATELKESQHEFLRVWEFAKPTVVVGRSSRVRDEVDVPYCDACAIPIFRRCSGGASVVGGPGCLMYSLVLDLDLRPELTHIDANHHFVMRRLLQAVNRQLEQQHDETAAFQGTCDLTFVNRKFSGNSMRMTRHHVLYHGTILYDADLDLIARCLRTAPRQPDYRLGRSHQAFITNVPLDRTLLESDLRDVFDAAVDWPAAVPADKIVQLRQQRYDERGWNFLR; this is encoded by the coding sequence ATGCATTTTGTTCCCCATCGTCTCGCTCACCCAGCGGACCAGCTTGCCGTGGATGAGGCATTGTTGTTGTTCGCGGATGAAGCGACCGAGTTGAAGGAATCACAACACGAGTTTTTGCGAGTTTGGGAATTTGCCAAGCCGACGGTGGTGGTGGGGCGATCGTCCCGTGTTCGGGATGAAGTGGATGTGCCGTATTGTGATGCGTGTGCGATACCGATTTTCCGTCGCTGCAGCGGTGGCGCGAGCGTGGTGGGCGGTCCCGGATGTTTGATGTACAGCCTCGTGTTGGACCTCGATCTTCGACCGGAACTGACTCACATCGATGCCAATCACCACTTCGTGATGCGACGTTTACTTCAGGCAGTGAATCGACAATTGGAGCAACAGCATGACGAAACGGCGGCCTTTCAAGGCACCTGCGACTTGACGTTTGTGAATCGGAAGTTCTCCGGCAACAGCATGCGAATGACTCGCCATCATGTCCTTTATCATGGCACGATCCTGTATGATGCCGACTTGGATTTGATCGCTCGCTGCTTGCGAACCGCACCGCGACAGCCAGACTATCGACTCGGCCGCTCTCACCAGGCATTCATCACCAACGTGCCGCTCGATCGGACCCTTTTGGAATCCGATCTACGTGACGTGTTTGACGCCGCCGTGGACTGGCCCGCGGCCGTTCCAGCCGACAAAATCGTTCAACTACGTCAACAGCGATACGACGAGCGCGGATGGAATTTTCTCCGATAG
- a CDS encoding ABC transporter permease, whose protein sequence is MPRRNFGLSSLIARSVRHGKRISASVAIGVATATAVIVGALLVGDSMRGSLRALTVERLGMTDSIVAPGSFFQSDKIVAENRGAAAVLFFPSGIAEHKTEKTIQRAGSVQLIGCDEAFWNLDVGDVRPSRLPTDDGVVLNQSAASELNVTVGDTITVRLPVEQAVPADSPLGRRDVQSEGLPRMTVLDILPDQGLGRFAILPSQASPRNVYLRRETVADALDRNGQANMVLFPHPITRDELPIDLPALGLKLKRIQKRFPADDRGETIYDYFSLTSDRLLIPTIAVDPIINRVGDDRAAPVMTYLANAIERVSDEGQVTASVPYSTITAIDSSTELPLDFRRPDGASPAAVPLVLNQWAAKQLDASVGTPLRVAYYEPEVENGREVERFFDAVVTQIVPITAPAKPFRLGREAVFDQPPTVYNDPDLTPLVPGVTDQDSINDWDLPFTLQREISSADDLYWNDFRLTPKAFLPLATGQRLFGSRFGHVTGLRIQPTEGENEQALASTILASLRPQFDALGWAVQPIREQQLNASRGTTPFDALFLSLSFFVILSALMLIAMLFRLGLSGRLKELGTLLAVGWTPQRVGRVVLGEGALVATAGVLIGIVVGIGYAMFVLFALRSWWVGAVTVPFLTFHWTFKSILIGATASWWVAMLTLWITTRSIVRVDAQQLLSGRDTDSSAKLVTTTKNSRRWTRLPIAAMIIAAAAVAIASVGASMGGQAAAGGFVGGGMLLLIATMLVVYDRLKRPRTIINDFDQSSLTLGSLAVRNGSRNPLRSTMTIGLMATASFLIIAITAFQLRPTEKGTGGFDLIAQSAQPLYRDFAAADVQQDLLGENASQLESAIIAPLRLREGQDASCNNLYQATAPTVLGVRRSFPSLFRRHADRLAGFEWASAAPTGKDESPWDLLSKEATGTAEDPIPVVIDQNTAMWSLQMHSGIGEVRGFEFDSGKSVFFQVVGLLSNSLLQGKLLIGEANFEKQFPSISGYRLFLMASSGNESLAPMLENELGDVGMDVSETRDVLSGMLAVQNTYLRTFQSLGALGLLLGTIGLAVAQLRSVLERRGELAVMRAVGFTRHRLAGVVMRETAMLLGVGIGCGALCALFAVLPYGRISGIHPPWMEPLVIVLGIVAFGLLAGLLAVIRVVKMPLLESLRSG, encoded by the coding sequence ATGCCAAGACGCAATTTCGGACTTTCTTCGCTGATCGCTCGGTCCGTTCGCCACGGCAAGCGAATATCAGCATCCGTCGCGATCGGGGTTGCTACGGCAACCGCCGTGATCGTCGGAGCACTTCTGGTTGGGGACTCGATGCGAGGAAGCTTGCGAGCGTTGACCGTCGAACGCCTCGGGATGACCGATTCAATCGTCGCACCCGGATCATTCTTCCAAAGCGACAAAATCGTCGCAGAAAACCGAGGCGCCGCGGCTGTTCTCTTCTTTCCTTCTGGAATCGCAGAACACAAAACGGAAAAAACGATCCAAAGAGCGGGATCGGTGCAGTTGATTGGCTGCGACGAGGCATTTTGGAATTTGGACGTGGGTGATGTACGACCGAGCCGTTTGCCGACCGACGACGGTGTCGTGCTAAATCAATCGGCTGCGTCCGAGCTGAACGTTACCGTCGGCGATACCATCACGGTTCGGCTCCCTGTTGAACAGGCGGTACCTGCCGACAGCCCGTTGGGACGCCGCGATGTCCAAAGCGAAGGCTTGCCACGAATGACGGTGTTGGACATCCTTCCTGACCAAGGGCTTGGACGATTTGCGATATTGCCAAGCCAAGCGTCGCCAAGGAACGTCTACTTGCGACGAGAAACCGTGGCCGATGCCTTGGATCGAAACGGCCAGGCGAACATGGTGCTGTTTCCTCACCCTATCACGCGCGATGAATTGCCGATTGATTTACCGGCGCTCGGTTTGAAATTGAAACGCATTCAAAAACGCTTTCCTGCCGACGATCGCGGGGAAACCATCTATGACTATTTCTCGCTCACCAGCGATCGCTTGTTGATCCCCACGATCGCGGTCGACCCCATCATCAATCGTGTTGGCGACGATCGGGCTGCCCCAGTGATGACGTACTTGGCCAATGCGATCGAACGGGTGTCCGACGAGGGCCAGGTGACGGCATCGGTACCCTACAGCACGATCACCGCAATCGATTCATCAACCGAGTTGCCACTCGATTTCCGACGACCGGACGGCGCCTCCCCAGCGGCAGTCCCGTTGGTGCTGAACCAATGGGCTGCCAAGCAGCTTGATGCATCGGTAGGGACACCGTTAAGGGTCGCCTATTATGAACCCGAGGTCGAAAACGGCCGCGAAGTGGAGCGATTTTTCGATGCGGTCGTGACTCAAATTGTTCCGATCACCGCACCGGCGAAGCCCTTCCGCCTCGGCCGCGAGGCGGTTTTTGACCAACCCCCCACCGTGTACAACGATCCAGATCTCACGCCCCTTGTTCCTGGAGTGACCGACCAAGATTCCATCAACGACTGGGACTTGCCCTTTACTTTGCAGCGGGAGATTTCCTCCGCTGACGATCTGTACTGGAATGATTTTCGTTTAACTCCGAAAGCATTCTTGCCACTTGCCACAGGCCAACGGTTGTTCGGCAGCCGATTTGGACACGTCACAGGGCTTCGGATTCAACCCACCGAAGGGGAAAACGAACAAGCATTGGCGAGCACGATTTTGGCCTCCCTGCGACCTCAGTTCGACGCATTGGGCTGGGCAGTCCAGCCAATACGCGAACAACAACTCAATGCCTCGCGAGGCACGACGCCATTCGATGCGTTGTTCCTATCGTTAAGCTTCTTTGTCATTTTGTCTGCCTTGATGCTGATCGCAATGCTGTTTCGACTCGGTCTAAGCGGTCGGCTCAAAGAACTCGGAACCCTGTTGGCTGTTGGCTGGACGCCACAACGTGTCGGTCGCGTGGTGCTGGGCGAAGGAGCTTTGGTTGCAACTGCCGGCGTGTTGATCGGCATCGTCGTGGGCATCGGCTACGCCATGTTTGTACTTTTTGCGCTGCGTTCGTGGTGGGTCGGTGCGGTAACGGTTCCCTTCTTGACCTTTCACTGGACCTTCAAGAGCATCCTGATCGGCGCGACTGCAAGTTGGTGGGTGGCGATGCTCACACTCTGGATCACCACGAGGTCGATCGTACGGGTTGATGCACAGCAATTGCTGTCGGGAAGAGATACCGATTCATCCGCAAAGCTTGTGACAACGACCAAGAACTCGAGACGGTGGACAAGACTTCCCATCGCGGCAATGATCATCGCCGCTGCGGCCGTGGCGATTGCGTCGGTGGGCGCCAGCATGGGCGGACAAGCTGCAGCAGGCGGTTTTGTGGGGGGCGGTATGCTGCTTCTGATTGCGACGATGTTGGTGGTGTACGATCGACTAAAGCGTCCGCGAACCATCATTAACGATTTCGACCAAAGCTCGCTTACGCTCGGGTCGCTGGCGGTGCGAAACGGGTCTCGAAATCCGCTGCGGAGCACGATGACCATTGGATTGATGGCAACCGCTTCCTTCTTAATCATTGCGATCACAGCATTTCAGCTTCGTCCGACCGAAAAGGGAACCGGCGGTTTTGATCTCATCGCTCAATCCGCACAGCCTCTCTATCGTGACTTCGCCGCCGCGGATGTTCAGCAAGATTTGCTTGGAGAGAACGCATCACAGCTTGAATCGGCCATCATCGCACCGCTTCGGCTCCGCGAGGGGCAAGACGCCAGTTGCAACAATTTATACCAAGCAACGGCGCCGACCGTGTTGGGAGTACGCCGTTCCTTTCCATCGCTATTCCGGCGTCATGCAGATCGTTTGGCTGGCTTCGAGTGGGCATCCGCTGCACCGACCGGCAAGGACGAATCGCCGTGGGATCTGTTGTCAAAGGAAGCAACGGGAACTGCCGAAGATCCGATCCCCGTCGTGATCGATCAGAATACCGCGATGTGGAGCCTACAGATGCACAGCGGTATCGGCGAGGTTCGCGGCTTTGAATTTGATTCGGGGAAATCCGTCTTCTTTCAAGTCGTGGGTCTGCTCTCCAATTCTCTATTGCAGGGAAAGTTGCTGATTGGTGAAGCCAACTTTGAAAAGCAGTTTCCCAGTATCAGCGGCTATCGGTTGTTCTTGATGGCGTCGAGCGGCAACGAGTCTTTGGCACCCATGCTGGAGAACGAGCTTGGGGATGTTGGGATGGATGTTTCGGAAACGCGAGACGTCTTATCAGGCATGTTAGCGGTGCAGAACACCTATTTGCGTACGTTCCAAAGCTTGGGGGCACTCGGACTGCTGCTCGGCACCATCGGTTTGGCGGTCGCCCAACTTCGCAGCGTGTTGGAGCGACGAGGCGAGTTGGCGGTCATGCGAGCGGTCGGGTTTACTCGGCACCGATTGGCTGGTGTCGTGATGCGAGAAACGGCCATGTTGTTGGGAGTCGGAATTGGTTGCGGGGCGTTGTGTGCGCTGTTTGCCGTATTGCCCTATGGCAGGATCAGCGGGATCCATCCACCTTGGATGGAACCGCTGGTCATTGTCCTTGGTATTGTCGCCTTTGGACTCTTAGCGGGACTCCTTGCCGTCATACGAGTCGTCAAGATGCCGTTGCTCGAGTCGCTAAGGAGCGGGTGA
- a CDS encoding type II secretion system F family protein produces the protein MPTFSYIARDLSGQQVTGTIEANGEREVAGILSERSLFPVQVDDLAKTNATTMSSLFGASKRVNGQTMSVFYGQLASLLRSGVPMIRSLNVLSSQTSDKVLKEVVADVRARVEDGEPLGEAFSRYPGVFSEMSVNMVRAGSEGGFLEDALDRVGTFTELQEDLKGRTISAMAYPVFLFSVGTVVITVLLVFFVPKFELLFERLRKKGQMPWATEWLLAFSSFLQSYGWIVLILIFLAVIAIKMKLNTESGKEWADRVKLKIPVLGDILMNLSVARFCRVLGTLLGNGVPIIKSLEISRSATGNRLLSRSIADATENIRSGESLATPLRASGYLPANVTEMISVGEESNSLETVLPDIADSLEKRTFRRLDLFVRLLEPIMLLVMAILVLAVVMALLVPVLKSSTAL, from the coding sequence ATGCCAACGTTTTCCTACATCGCTCGTGATCTGTCGGGCCAACAAGTGACCGGAACGATCGAAGCGAACGGAGAACGCGAGGTCGCAGGGATTTTGTCTGAGCGTTCGTTGTTTCCTGTTCAAGTCGACGATCTTGCAAAGACCAACGCCACGACAATGTCGTCCCTGTTCGGAGCAAGTAAACGCGTCAATGGCCAAACCATGTCCGTCTTTTATGGCCAATTGGCATCGCTGCTGCGCAGTGGAGTGCCCATGATTCGGTCGCTCAATGTGCTCAGTTCGCAGACATCCGACAAGGTACTGAAGGAAGTCGTCGCGGACGTGCGGGCACGGGTCGAAGATGGGGAACCACTCGGTGAAGCCTTCTCACGCTACCCAGGCGTGTTTAGTGAGATGAGTGTGAACATGGTCCGCGCCGGCAGCGAGGGCGGTTTTCTGGAAGATGCCCTCGACCGCGTCGGAACCTTTACCGAATTGCAGGAAGACCTGAAAGGCCGCACGATCAGTGCGATGGCCTATCCGGTGTTCCTGTTCTCGGTCGGCACGGTGGTGATCACCGTGTTGTTGGTGTTCTTTGTCCCAAAGTTTGAACTGCTATTTGAGCGATTGCGTAAGAAGGGCCAAATGCCTTGGGCAACCGAATGGCTACTCGCTTTCAGCAGTTTTCTGCAGAGCTATGGTTGGATCGTGTTGATCCTGATTTTCCTGGCCGTGATCGCGATCAAGATGAAACTCAATACGGAATCGGGAAAGGAATGGGCCGACCGAGTCAAATTAAAGATCCCGGTACTTGGCGACATCCTGATGAACCTCTCGGTTGCCCGTTTTTGCCGCGTCTTGGGAACACTGCTGGGCAACGGCGTGCCGATCATTAAGTCTCTGGAAATCAGCCGGAGCGCGACGGGCAATCGGCTGTTGAGTCGATCGATTGCGGATGCGACCGAGAACATTCGTAGCGGGGAGAGCTTGGCAACGCCGCTACGTGCATCGGGCTATTTGCCGGCAAATGTCACCGAGATGATCAGCGTTGGCGAAGAGAGTAACTCACTCGAAACGGTCTTGCCCGACATCGCCGATTCGCTTGAAAAGCGGACGTTCCGGCGACTCGACTTGTTCGTACGGTTGCTTGAGCCGATCATGCTGTTGGTGATGGCCATCCTTGTCCTCGCGGTCGTCATGGCCTTGCTCGTTCCGGTCTTAAAGAGCAGCACGGCACTTTAG
- a CDS encoding TolC family protein — protein MAASLNQSSISLKHRRSRRRWCLAAAILIATAGCSSANRGGFPYRKAAPVKPEERSCGTTSPPGDALIAEELPAKLSPFQLAAFQGHGDPKAEPTQSAAQDLMELSDQAEQQLDQDSWLGTKKVTRHPAGPGTLSSPNTFAYATDPETATKRPITQNEVIAMALASSPVLKPLGLRILAHPETATTVFDTGIAASDPYFGPQAALAEFDSVLSASVSSQNNDRVFNNATLGGDVQELLQDYANLTGRVQKRSQNGAIWDINTIKLYDNNNRTGNIFPNYWETQLEAGVRQPLLRGAGREFNLIAGPNAQPGFNFSNGILIARLNNRISDTDFEIAVRTFVRDLYAVYWDLKRQYRHYDSVIAARDMAYQTWQSVLARSEAKLGGGEANKEAQSRAKYYRYCREAEMAIGGSSGQGGVLATERRLRQMIGLPNQPHELLFPVDEDVLAEFSFDLDTTVARAMMNRSELKRQRLKVQQQELRLVATKNFLLPQLDLIGRYRLRGFGDDLTGDGERFSSAYKDFFSLDHQEFEFGVEMGVVAGQRQARAAVRNATLQLAKDRSILLEQQRTLQFELTDAVAEVETAFDAMEFSRLQAEAVRARLKSSEVLFEADKIQIEFLLDAQEDLLQAELSYATDLSRYALSLVSVSADTGSLLQDLGIVLQRDCNQTHLIGPTESIGN, from the coding sequence GTGGCCGCTTCACTAAACCAATCGTCGATTTCCCTGAAGCATCGCCGCAGCCGCCGTCGCTGGTGTTTGGCGGCAGCCATTCTGATCGCGACCGCGGGGTGCAGTTCCGCGAATCGCGGAGGTTTTCCCTATCGGAAGGCTGCGCCGGTGAAGCCGGAGGAACGATCGTGCGGGACGACGTCGCCGCCCGGGGACGCGCTGATTGCAGAGGAGCTCCCTGCGAAGCTGTCGCCCTTCCAATTGGCCGCATTTCAAGGCCATGGGGATCCGAAAGCCGAGCCTACCCAATCTGCGGCCCAAGATCTAATGGAATTGAGCGATCAAGCGGAGCAGCAGCTCGATCAGGATTCTTGGCTGGGCACCAAAAAGGTCACCCGCCATCCGGCGGGTCCTGGGACCCTTTCCTCGCCGAACACTTTCGCCTACGCGACCGATCCTGAGACGGCGACAAAGCGTCCAATCACGCAAAATGAAGTGATTGCGATGGCATTGGCGAGCAGCCCCGTGCTGAAGCCTCTGGGGCTGCGGATCTTGGCTCATCCCGAAACGGCCACCACTGTTTTCGACACCGGCATTGCCGCAAGCGATCCGTACTTTGGGCCGCAAGCGGCGTTGGCCGAGTTTGACAGTGTTTTGTCGGCCAGTGTCTCGTCGCAAAACAATGATCGTGTTTTCAACAATGCGACGTTGGGTGGTGACGTCCAAGAATTGTTGCAAGATTACGCCAATCTGACCGGTCGCGTACAAAAGCGAAGTCAAAATGGTGCGATCTGGGACATCAACACGATCAAGCTGTACGACAACAACAACCGAACGGGAAACATCTTTCCGAACTACTGGGAAACGCAACTCGAAGCAGGGGTACGACAACCTTTGTTGCGTGGTGCTGGACGTGAATTTAACTTGATCGCCGGCCCCAACGCACAGCCTGGTTTCAATTTCTCCAATGGGATTCTGATCGCGAGACTCAACAATCGGATCAGCGACACCGATTTTGAAATCGCAGTGCGGACGTTCGTCCGTGACCTGTACGCGGTCTATTGGGACTTGAAACGCCAATATCGACACTATGACAGTGTCATCGCTGCTCGCGACATGGCTTATCAAACGTGGCAAAGCGTTCTCGCTCGAAGTGAAGCGAAGCTGGGCGGCGGTGAAGCAAACAAAGAGGCCCAGTCACGGGCGAAGTATTACCGCTACTGCCGAGAAGCAGAAATGGCAATCGGCGGCAGCAGCGGTCAAGGTGGCGTGTTGGCGACGGAGCGACGATTGCGCCAAATGATCGGGTTGCCGAACCAGCCACACGAATTGCTGTTCCCGGTTGACGAAGATGTGTTAGCCGAGTTCTCCTTCGATCTCGACACGACGGTGGCGCGGGCGATGATGAACCGGTCGGAGTTGAAGCGGCAACGATTGAAGGTTCAGCAGCAAGAACTGCGATTGGTGGCGACAAAGAACTTCTTGTTGCCGCAATTGGATTTGATCGGTCGCTATCGGCTGCGTGGCTTTGGCGATGATTTGACTGGCGATGGAGAAAGGTTTAGCAGCGCCTACAAGGACTTCTTCTCGCTTGACCACCAAGAATTCGAATTTGGCGTTGAGATGGGCGTTGTCGCCGGGCAGCGACAAGCTCGTGCGGCTGTGCGGAACGCGACACTGCAACTCGCCAAAGACCGTAGCATTCTGCTGGAGCAACAACGGACGCTGCAATTTGAATTGACCGATGCCGTTGCGGAGGTTGAAACCGCCTTCGATGCGATGGAGTTTTCGCGGCTGCAAGCCGAAGCCGTCCGAGCCCGCTTGAAATCCTCCGAAGTCCTGTTTGAAGCCGACAAGATCCAAATTGAATTCCTCCTCGACGCTCAGGAGGATCTCTTGCAAGCTGAACTCAGCTACGCGACCGATTTGTCGAGGTACGCGTTGTCGTTGGTTTCGGTCAGTGCCGACACGGGCTCGCTTTTGCAAGACCTCGGCATCGTGCTGCAGAGAGATTGCAACCAAACACATCTGATAGGGCCAACGGAGTCGATTGGCAACTAA
- a CDS encoding UTP--glucose-1-phosphate uridylyltransferase — MKNLESLQTRLASFSQSHVLRFWDELSPSEQARLVSQLEEIDFEQLAKLIADEDEKPDFAALAAAAEAPPAVRVDGSGAGWTVEQAQQAGEAALAAGEVGAIVVAGGQGTRLGFEQPKGMFPVGPVSNRTLFQFFADRLLALAEKYGKSIPFYIMTSEATDAETRAYFEQNDYLGLSPDEVLIFRQGTMPAVDAATGQLLLASKSSLALSPDGHGGTVQALQRSGALDDAKHRGVRHLSYIQVDNPLVNLCDPALIGHHLMSQSELTTQVIRKRYPMEKVGNIAVAGGVVQVIEYSDLPVAAAEARDAKGELKLWAGSIGVHVIQIDFLCRISKQVGALPFHRASKKVPFVDAAGQLVEPSEPNATKFERFIFDLLPSAKNAFVVEVAAADGFAPVKNADGAENDTPKLAKEAIVSQHRRWLEAAGATVAEDVKVEINPRYALSSAQLAKKIPQNLKIEVDRYFDS, encoded by the coding sequence ATGAAGAACCTCGAATCACTGCAGACCCGCTTGGCATCGTTTTCTCAGTCACATGTGCTTCGCTTTTGGGACGAGCTGAGCCCATCTGAGCAGGCTCGCTTGGTCTCACAGCTTGAGGAGATCGATTTCGAACAGTTGGCGAAACTGATTGCCGACGAAGACGAAAAGCCGGACTTTGCGGCGTTGGCTGCAGCCGCAGAGGCTCCGCCTGCGGTGCGAGTTGACGGCAGCGGAGCAGGTTGGACGGTCGAGCAGGCCCAACAAGCGGGCGAAGCAGCGCTCGCCGCCGGAGAGGTCGGAGCGATCGTGGTTGCCGGTGGTCAAGGAACTCGGCTGGGCTTCGAACAACCCAAGGGGATGTTTCCGGTCGGTCCGGTATCGAATCGAACGCTGTTTCAATTTTTCGCAGACCGGCTGTTGGCGTTGGCCGAAAAGTATGGCAAGTCGATTCCCTTTTACATCATGACGAGTGAGGCAACCGATGCGGAGACGCGAGCTTATTTTGAGCAGAACGACTATTTGGGTCTGTCGCCCGACGAGGTGCTGATTTTTCGCCAAGGCACGATGCCAGCAGTTGACGCCGCAACCGGCCAGCTGCTTCTCGCCTCCAAGAGTTCGTTGGCGCTCAGTCCCGATGGCCATGGCGGCACCGTTCAGGCTCTACAACGCAGCGGTGCGTTGGACGATGCCAAACATCGCGGTGTCAGACATTTGTCGTACATTCAAGTCGACAACCCGCTAGTGAATTTGTGTGATCCTGCGTTGATCGGCCACCATTTGATGTCCCAAAGTGAATTGACGACCCAAGTCATCCGCAAACGCTACCCGATGGAAAAAGTAGGCAACATCGCGGTTGCGGGTGGCGTGGTGCAGGTGATCGAGTACAGCGATTTGCCGGTTGCCGCAGCCGAAGCCCGGGACGCTAAGGGCGAATTGAAGTTGTGGGCCGGCAGCATCGGCGTCCACGTCATCCAGATCGATTTCCTCTGCCGGATCAGCAAGCAGGTTGGGGCCTTACCGTTCCACCGCGCGTCCAAAAAAGTGCCATTTGTGGATGCGGCGGGCCAGTTGGTCGAGCCGTCGGAACCCAATGCGACGAAATTTGAGAGATTCATCTTTGATTTGCTGCCAAGTGCCAAAAACGCTTTTGTGGTAGAAGTAGCTGCTGCGGACGGTTTCGCGCCGGTCAAGAATGCCGACGGAGCCGAAAACGACACACCAAAATTGGCAAAAGAGGCTATCGTTTCGCAACATCGCCGATGGCTTGAAGCGGCTGGTGCGACGGTGGCTGAGGACGTCAAGGTCGAAATTAACCCACGATATGCGTTATCATCCGCACAGCTTGCCAAAAAGATTCCTCAGAATTTAAAAATCGAGGTCGATCGATACTTTGACAGCTAA
- a CDS encoding efflux RND transporter periplasmic adaptor subunit, with protein sequence MNLFSRTASAPQRTGGLMIGLLVVLLVAATAGWFGYSYLYSAGDGVSQKDLIAAQVTRGPFDHIVLEQGEIESSSNIEIICEVEARGGGGTPILWVIEEGSRVNKGDKLVELDASQLELTLKESRIQVITAESSVASAKAMLEQATISRQEFLEGQYMTDVSNIESQMAIEEQNLRKAQLALQSTERLVAKGLVKSLQLDADKYAVANATNRLAAEKGKLRVLQELTKKKMLVQYDSDIDAAKAKLSAAESELMEEREELADVEKQYASCNIFAPADGVVVHVNRYSSRGGNAEFVVEAGASVRERQAIIQLPDPTQMQVNCKINESRITLVESGMPVKISIGAIPGMELRGAVAKVNRYAEPGSFFSSSIKEYAVRVEIIDPPENIRTGMTAEVQIFVEQLTNAVQMPIQGLYEHGDNMFALVQKGPNQFETREIKIRATNDTMACISEGLEEGETVILNLRSHLSLMDLPELDLTDNSDMQEIAKDQAERAKARGGSDLEDESGGGPASSGGMPDVATIVGVTMQRYDTDSDGSLSAEEIKAIDNQRQRDSMSAADSDGDGNVSTAELTTAMRKRMSQGGGPGGGGGPGGGGPGGGGRRSGQGGGPGGGGGPGGGGGPGGGGGRP encoded by the coding sequence ATGAATCTCTTTTCTCGCACGGCCTCGGCCCCGCAGCGAACCGGGGGGCTGATGATCGGCCTTCTCGTCGTCCTGCTTGTCGCGGCCACCGCTGGCTGGTTCGGCTATTCCTACCTTTACAGCGCCGGCGACGGTGTTTCTCAGAAAGACCTCATCGCGGCTCAAGTCACCCGTGGTCCATTTGATCACATTGTGTTGGAACAGGGCGAAATCGAGAGCAGCAGCAACATCGAAATCATTTGCGAGGTGGAGGCCCGAGGCGGCGGAGGCACGCCGATTTTGTGGGTCATCGAGGAAGGTTCTCGAGTCAATAAAGGTGACAAACTGGTCGAATTGGACGCTTCGCAGCTTGAATTGACGCTGAAGGAGAGTCGCATCCAAGTGATCACCGCCGAATCGAGCGTGGCGAGTGCCAAGGCGATGTTGGAGCAAGCGACGATCTCGCGGCAAGAGTTTCTCGAAGGCCAATACATGACCGACGTGAGCAACATTGAGAGCCAGATGGCGATCGAAGAGCAGAATCTTCGCAAAGCGCAATTGGCGTTGCAGAGTACCGAACGGCTGGTTGCCAAGGGACTTGTCAAGTCGCTTCAGCTCGATGCCGACAAGTACGCCGTCGCGAATGCCACCAACCGTCTGGCAGCCGAAAAAGGTAAGCTTCGCGTGCTGCAGGAATTGACCAAGAAGAAGATGTTGGTTCAGTATGACAGCGATATCGATGCGGCAAAAGCAAAGTTGTCCGCAGCGGAAAGCGAGTTGATGGAAGAGCGTGAGGAATTGGCGGACGTCGAAAAGCAGTACGCGAGCTGCAACATTTTCGCACCGGCCGATGGCGTTGTGGTTCACGTCAACCGATACAGTTCGCGTGGTGGTAATGCTGAATTCGTCGTCGAAGCGGGAGCCTCGGTTCGCGAACGACAAGCGATCATCCAATTGCCCGACCCCACTCAGATGCAGGTCAACTGCAAAATCAACGAGTCGCGAATCACCTTGGTGGAATCGGGCATGCCTGTCAAGATTTCGATCGGTGCGATCCCAGGAATGGAACTTCGCGGGGCGGTGGCAAAAGTCAATCGCTATGCGGAACCGGGGAGTTTCTTCAGCTCTTCGATCAAAGAATATGCGGTTCGGGTCGAGATCATTGATCCACCTGAAAACATTCGGACCGGCATGACGGCCGAAGTTCAGATCTTTGTTGAACAATTGACCAACGCCGTGCAGATGCCCATTCAAGGACTTTATGAACATGGCGACAATATGTTCGCGTTGGTTCAGAAAGGCCCCAACCAGTTTGAAACCCGCGAGATCAAGATCCGTGCGACGAACGACACGATGGCCTGTATCTCGGAAGGACTCGAAGAAGGGGAAACGGTCATCTTGAACCTTCGCAGTCACTTGTCTTTGATGGATCTGCCGGAACTTGATTTGACCGACAACAGCGACATGCAAGAAATCGCCAAGGACCAGGCCGAGAGAGCAAAAGCACGCGGCGGAAGTGACCTTGAAGACGAATCCGGCGGCGGACCCGCTAGTTCTGGCGGAATGCCGGATGTCGCCACGATCGTGGGTGTCACGATGCAACGCTACGATACCGACAGCGATGGTTCGCTCTCGGCTGAAGAGATCAAAGCCATCGATAACCAGCGACAACGTGATTCGATGTCCGCCGCGGATTCCGATGGCGATGGAAACGTGTCGACCGCTGAGTTGACCACGGCGATGAGAAAACGAATGAGCCAAGGTGGTGGTCCCGGCGGCGGCGGCGGCCCAGGCGGCGGCGGCCCAGGCGGTGGCGGCCGACGATCAGGCCAGGGCGGTGGACCCGGCGGTGGCGGTGGACCCGGCGGTGGCGGTGGACCCGGCGGTGGCGGTGGCCGGCCATGA